One window from the genome of Salvia splendens isolate huo1 chromosome 9, SspV2, whole genome shotgun sequence encodes:
- the LOC121749697 gene encoding triacylglycerol lipase SDP1-like, which yields MDISNEARVDSFLIGPSTLFGRTIAFRVLFCNSMSHLRHQIFGMVLLYIYKFKNCLRDYLSPVISWLHPRNPQGILVMVTMIAFLLKRYTNVKMRAEMAYKRKFWRNMMRGANNYDEWAHAAKMIDKETLKMNESDLYDEELVRNKLQELRHRRQEGSLRDIIFCMRADLVRNLGNMCNPELHKGRLHVPKLIKEYIDEVTTQLRMVCDSDSEELLLEEKLAFMHETRHAFGRTALLLSGGASLGAFHVGVVKTLVEHKLLPRIIAGSSVGSIMCSVVATRSWPELQSFFEDSWHSIQFFDQMGGIFTVFKRVMTQGAVHEIRQLQVMLRHLTNNLTFQEAYDMTGRILGITVCSPRKHEPPRCLNYLTSPHVVIWSAVTASCAFPGLFEAQELMAKDRIGDIVPFHPPFQLGREEASGTSSRRWRDGSLEIDLPMMQLKELFNVNHFIVSQANPHIVPLLRLKELVRAYGGNFAAKLAHLAEMEVKHRCNQILELGFPLGGLAKLFAQDWEGDVTVVMPATLAQLSKIIQNPSYVELQKSANQGRRCTWEKLSTIKANCGIELALDECVAILNHMRRLKRSAERAAAAASSHSMPLPTTVRFNASKRIPSWNVIARENSTGSLEEDLLAEAASSLHQGAGSSAGQASRNLRSYRYMQDGSDSESETADLNSWTRSGGPLMRTTSADQFVDFVQNLEIDTRMNRGAMGHLSSAGIQLAVRDQVHHSLRVTTPDRTSSDTEYDQSGSRTPTPVGSSSIMVAEGDLLQPERIQNGIVFNVVRKEVLTPSSRSIESPSEQNSSTHESVAECVQLDCPEKEMDATSISESGDDVREDICVAGDASDCVPENPSGDDICDKHVTGGE from the exons ATGGATATCAGTAATGAGGCTCGGGTTGATTCATTCTTGATTGGGCCGTCTACGCTTTTTGGCCGGACCATTGCTTTTAGGGTGTTGTTCTGCAATTCTATGTCACATTTGAGGCATCAAATATTTGGGATGGTGTTGCTGTACATTTACAAGTTCAAGAATTGTTTGAGGGACTACTTATCCCCTGTGATCTCATGGCTCCATCCGAGGAATCCACAAGGGATTCTCGTGATGGTGACAATGATCGCCTTCTTGTTGAAACGCTACACGAATGTTAAGATGAGGGCGGAGATGGCTTATAAGAGGAAATTTTGGAGGAATATGATGAGGGGTGCGAATAACTATGATGAGTGGGCTCATGCAGCTAAAATGATAGATAAAGAGACTCTTAAGATGAATGAATCTGATCTCTATGATGAGGAGCTTGTGAGGAATAAGCTTCAAGAGCTTCGCCATCGTCGCCAGGAGGGCTCTCTTAGGGATATTATATTCTGTATGAGGGCTGACTTGGTTAGAAATCTTGGCAATATGTGCAATCCAGAGCTCCACAAGGGGAGGCTCCACGTGCCGAAACTCATAAAGGAGTACATAGATGAGGTCACGACACAGTTGAGAATGGTGTGCGACTCTGATTCCGAGGAGCTTCTGTTGGAGGAGAAGCTCGCCTTTATGCATGAAACGAGGCATGCCTTTGGTAGGACAGCTTTGCTTTTAAGTGGAGGTGCTTCATTGGGAGCTTTTCATGTTGGGGTGGTAAAAACATTGGTAGAACATAAGCTTTTGCCGCGGATAATTGCTGGTTCTAGTGTGGGGTCCATAATGTGCTCTGTTGTTGCAACTAGGTCTTGGCCTGAGCTGCAGAGTTTCTTTGAGGATTCCTGGCATTCGATTCAGTTTTTCGACCAGATGGGTGGGATTTTCACCGTTTTCAAGAGGGTCATGACGCAGGGTGCGGTTCATGAGATTAGACAGTTGCAGGTGATGTTGAGGCACCTTACAAATAATCTAACTTTCCAGGAAGCTTACGATATGACCGGTCGCATCTTAGGGATCACGGTTTGTTCCCCGAGGAAGCACGAACCTCCGAGATGCCTCAATTACCTGACTTCACCTCATGTGGTCATTTGGAGTGCCGTGACTGCTTCTTGTGCCTTTCCTGGTCTTTTTGAGGCTCAAGAGCTTATGGCAAAGGATAGAATCGGAGACATTGTGCCTTTTCACCCACCGTTTCAGCTGGGGCGTGAAGAAGCTTCAGGCACGTCTTCACGTCGTTGGAGAGATGGTAGCTTGGAGATTGATCTGCCAATGATGCAGTTGAAAGAACTTTTCAATGTAAATCATTTCATTGTGAGCCAGGCAAACCCTCATATTGTACCTTTATTGAGGCTCAAGGAGCTTGTTCGAGCATATGGAGGCAACTTTGCTGCAAAG CTTGCTCATCTAGCTGAGATGGAGGTAAAACACAGATGCAACCAAATATTGGAACTTGGTTTTCCATTGGGGGGACTTGCCAAGCTCTTTGCTCAAGATTGGGAGGGTGATGTCACTGTCGTGATGCCTGCTACTTTAGCACAG CTATCAAAGATAATACAGAATCCATCATATGTAGAGCTTCAGAAATCAGCAAACCAAGGCAGGAGATGCACTTGGGAGAAGCTGTCGACTATAAAGGCGAATTGTGGGATTGAACTTGCCCTAGATGAGTGTGTCGCGATTCTCAACCACATGCGTAGATTGAAGAGGAGCGCAGAGAGGGCTGCAGCGGCAGCTTCGTCTCACAGCATGCCTCTTCCTACCACAGTGAGGTTCAACGCGTCGAAGAGGATTCCTTCTTGGAACGTCATTGCTCGAGAGAACTCGACTGGGTCTCTGGAGGAAGACCTACTCGCAGAGGCCGCATCCTCTCTTCACCAGGGCGCGGGTAGCTCGGCCGGGCAAGCCTCGAGGAATCTGCGGAGTTACCGGTACATGCAGGACGGAAGCGACAGCGAGTCCGAGACTGCTGATCTGAATTCTTGGACGAGATCGGGTGGCCCGCTGATGAGGACTACTTCAGCCGATCAATTTGTTGATTTCGTACAGAATCTCGAGATCGATACCAGAATGAACAGAGGGGCAATGGGACACTTGAGCAGTGCCGGGATCCAGCTAGCGGTGCGCGATCAGGTGCATCACAGCCTGAGGGTCACAACACCGGACAGGACATCGTCGGACACAGAGTACGATCAGTCTGGCAGCCGGACACCGACTCCTGTAGGGAGTTCGAGCATCATGGTGGCGGAAGGTGATCTTCTGCAGCCTGAGCGAATCCAGAACGGTATAGTGTTCAACGTCGTGAGGAAGGAGGTGCTGACCCCGTCAAGCAGGAGCATCGAGTCGCCCTCCGAGCAAAACAGCTCCACTCACGAGTCGGTCGCTGAGTGCGTGCAGCTCGACTGCCCAGAGAAGGAGATGGATGCCACCTCCATCTCCGAGAGCGGAGACGACGTGAGGGAAGACATTTGTGTCGCCGGAGATGCCTCGGATTGCGTCCCGGAAAATCCTTCTGGTGATGATATATGCGATAAGCACGTTACCGGCGGCGAGTAG